GATCACTGCAAAGGTCACTGGTGAGTTTGTAAAACTGGATTTGCAAGTGTTCGCACGCTGCCCAATCAGAAAACTTGCCGACTTTGTGCGCAGGGCCTTGCGGTCGCGAAGCGAAAGCCAGGACCCGACCATGTTTTTTGTCGGGACTGGCTTAGCGAGGAACAAGCGCAAAGGCGAAATGCCAAGTTTTCGGGCAGTAGCGACACTGCAAATTCGGTTTTTAAAAACAGCTGCAGCGACCCTGCAAATCCAGTTCTAAAAACAGCGGCAGCTACACTGCAAATCCAGTTCAACAAACCAGTCTGCAGCGCCAGTTAAATCAACCCATTCTCCAGTGCGTATCTCGTCAGTTCACCATTGGTTTTCATCCGCATTTTTTCCAGAATCCTGGCCCTGTAAACACTCACGGTTTTTGGGCTCAGTGACAACTCATCCGCAATTTCGCTCAACTTTTTACCCGACGCAATCATGCGGATTGTCTGAAACTCGCGGTCACTCAGCGTCGCGTGCAAAGGCTTTTCGGAGTCTTCCGTTAAATGGCTGGCTAGCGATTCGGCCAGTTCCGCCGTAATGTATTTTCTTCCTGCTGCAATCACCTGGATTGCGTCGACCAATTTTTCGGGCGCCGTGTTTTTGGTAAGGTAGCCCGATGCACCTGCCTTCAAACAGCGCACCGCGTATTGGTCTTCCGGGTGCATGGACAGCATAAGGATTTTCAGGGCAGGGTACTTGTCTTTCAAAATCTTGACAATGTCCACCCCATTCTTGCCCGGCATGGAAATGTCCAGAATGGCCACATCCACTGGCTGTGTCGTCATGGCTTTCATGATTTCGGAATATTCACCGGCCTGAGCAACCACCTGCACAAAACCGGTCTCGTCCAGCAACTGCTTCAAGCTGCCCCGAAGCAATGCGTGGTCATCTGCCAGCAATACCTTAATCATTTTCTGCCTCGTCTGTCTGATTGCCTCTTGGGATTGAAACCATGACCGTGGTTCCTGATCCCGTTGATCCACTGACATCGACCCAGCCGTCAAAAGCGGCAACCCGCTCCTGCATGCCCCGAAGGCCAAATGAAGTGTCTTTTAATTTATCAGCATTCTCGATGCCGCGGCCATTATCTCGAACCTCTAACGATAGTTCATTTTCAGTGACAAACAACTCCACATCAACCCTAGTGGCTTGTGCATGTTTCACAATATTGGTCAAAGCCTCTTGTAGGATGCGAAACAAGGCAGTGCTCAGCTCGGGATCCAGTTGTAATTCTTCCACATTGCTCTGAAATTCCCCCTGAATCTGGGTGCGCTTCTGAAAATCTTTCATCTGCCAGTCTAGCGCGGGAATCAAGCCGTAGTCCAAAATTCCGGGGCGCAGGTCTTTGGCAATCCGCTGACTGCTGGCCAGCAAATGTTCAATCAATTCCAGCATGTCGTCCAGCTTTTCTGCAGCGGGTGTGTCCAGACTCAAATTCTTGTTCAACCACGCTACGTCCGCTTTCAGTTTGGTGAGCGAGCCGCCCATGTCGTCGTGAATCTCACGAGCAATCGCACCGCGTTCCTGTTCTCGTCGTTTTTCGAATTCAGTGGTGACCCTTCTCAACTCGGTTTGCGCGTTCAGCAAATGGTTTTCTGCTTCCTTGCGGTCTGAAATATCCAGCAATACGCCATCCCAGACAAACATGTTGCCCCGTGCCTTGGCCACTGCATTCATCAGCACCCAGCGCTCGGAATACTTCCCATGCGGCTTCAGACGACCTTCCCATGTCAGGTGGGCGCCTGCCTGTGGAGGCTCAAGCAACATCTCGAAAAGACTTGCAGCATCATCAGCTGCAAACTGCTCAAAAAAATAATTCGGATTTTCCAGAAAAAGGCGTGGCGGTACACCGAACAGTCGAATAACGCCCTCGCTGACAAAAGGCACTGTGGGGCGGGGCAGGGACGGCCCGGAATGCATCTGGAAAATAATGCCTGGAATGTTCTCTGCAATCGCTGCGAAACGTCGCTCGGACTCCCTTTGTGCCTGTTCAGCAGTGGCAAGGCTGCGGCGTTCATTTGCCGCCCGCAGCGACCTTTCAATGGCCGGTACCAGGCGGGCCATCTTGTCTTTCATCAGGTAATCATCTGCCCCGGCCCGCATGGCTTCAACCGCCACGTGTTCCCCAATGCTGCCCGACACAATGATGAAAGGAATATCCAGACCGGAATCCCGGACAATGCGCAACGCTTCTTCTGAACCAAAGCCTGGCAGGTTGTGGTCAGAAATGACCACCTGCCATTCCTCATGTTCCAGGCACCTGCGCAGGTCTTCGATCCGGTCGACCCGTGTGGCCGTGTATTTCAATCCCCCCTGTTTCAGGCGGTAGCACATCAACTCAAAGTCTGAATCATTGTCCTCAACCACCAGTACTTTCAAACCATCGTCCGAGTATTGACTGAGGTCAAGCAATGACGGGGGAAGTCCCTTGGGTTCACTCATTGTTTTTTCACTTTTTGCAGATGTTCAGTTGAGCCAATATCAAAGCGAGAGATAACGCCCTTTCAAGGTTTTAATCCTTCAATGATTTCATCCATCTTATCGGAACATGACAAGGTATAGAACTCACACGCACAGGGCCACCCACCAAATTGTGTGGCCCCTGCGACAAAGGCCCTTGATGAACAAACCCGATCAGAAATTTGAATTTTCCAGAGTCACACCACGCAACAGCCTCGTGGCTGGTGCATCACAAGCCGCTGCTACAGTAAACCGGGCCTTGATGAACGACGACAGCAGTGATCGCGAATTCGAGTTCAATGACAAAGACTTTTCTCGAGTACGCGCGCTGATTCTCAAGATTGCGGGCATTTCACTGGCACCCAGCAAGCAAAGCATGGTGTACAGCCGACTTGCTCGCCGATTGCGCGCCTGCAACCACAGCCGGTTTTCCACTTATCTCGATGCACTGGAGTCCAATCCGGGCAGCCCGGAATGGGAACATTTCACCAATTCGCTGACCACCAATTTGACCTCGTTTTATCGCGAGGCGCATCACTTCGATTTGCTGAAAAAGCAGTTGCAGTCGTTGTCACGCAGTTCACGAATTGACCTGTGGTGTAGCGCAGCGTCCACTGGAGAAGAACCCTACACCATGGCTATCACGGCCATGGAGGCCTTTAACAGCATGACGCCGCCCGTGCGAATTCTGGCTACCGACATCGATACCAAAGTGCTGGACCACGCCAAAAAAGGTGTGTATCGCATGGACCAGGTTGACAAAATTCCAGAGGACATTCTGCGCAAGTATTTTCTCAAAGGCAAAGGAGAAAGCGAAGGCCTGATCCGCGTGCGTCCTGAAGTTCAAGCCTTGTTGACCTTTCGCAAGCTCAACCTGATGGACAACGTGTGGTCACTGCGCCCGGGCTTCGACGCAATTTTTTGCCGCAACGTCATGATCTATTTTGAAAAAGACGTGCAGATGCAGATCCTCAAACGTTTTGCCCCATTGATGAATCCAAATGGCCTGCTGTATGCCGGTCACTCTGAAAACTTTGCCATGGCCCGAGATTACTTCAGCCTGCGTGGCAAAACCGTTTACACCGTCAACACCGACAAAGCCGCCAAGACCGGCCCCAGCGGTGAAAGCCAGCAACACATCATCACCGCATGACCACCGGACTCATGAGCCCTCAACCCCAAGTCAAGCCACCACTTCCGCTGGTGAACAAAATCGTCATGCCGGGTGAATACTATGTGTCCTGGGTACCAGCACAAATTTCCACCTTGCTCGGATCTTGCGTTTCTGCTTGCTTGTGGGACAGTCGCCGGCGGATTGGGGGTCTGAACCATTTCATGTTGCCCGACTCGCCATCGGATAACCATGGCCCCAGTGACAAAACCAAAACCCTGCTTTATGGCTTGTACTCCATGGAATGTCTGATCAACGACCTGCTGACCATGGGTGCAAAGCGCGAACACCTGGTGGCCAAAGTGTTTGGTGGTGCCAATATCACAGGCGCCTTGAACACACAGCACATCGGTCGGCGCAACGCAGAATTCGTAATCAACTTTTTATACAAAGACAAAATCAAGGTCGTGGCATCAGACCTTGGCGGGCCACACAGCCGTCGAATTCGCTTTAACACCCAGACCAGCGCAGTGCGCGTGGAGCGAGTGGCGAGCGCCAATTCAGCCGCATTGAATCAAGAACGACGTTATTGCGACAAACTCAACAAAGACCCGGTCAATGGCGACATTGTATTTTTCTGAGGCCCCTTGAAATGAACAAGATCAAAGTATTGGTAGTGGATGACTCGGCACTGATCAGAAACCTGATGAGCAAGATCATCAACTCCCAGCAAGACATGGAAACCATCGCCACCGCGCCAGATCCGTTTATTGCCCGTGACCAGATCAAGAAATTCAATCCCGATGTCATTACCCTGGACATTGAAATGCCCAAAATGGACGGCATTGAGTTTCTTGAAAAAATCATGCGCTTGCGCCCTACGCCAGTGCTCATGGTATCCACCTTGACCGAGCGTGGCACCGATGTCACTTTCCGCGCATTGGAACTCGGGGCTGTGGATTTTGTGACCAAACCCAAACTGGATATCAGCCAGGGCATGATTGATTACGCAAACGAGATCACCGACAAAATTCGTGCGGCCCATGCAGCCCGTTATCGGTTGAACCGCCTGCCAGCCAAACCACCGGCTGGCACTGCCAGCTCGCAAGTGGACCCTGTCACAGGGCTAGTGGTGCCAGCACAGGCTGGCAAAGCCTTGCCTGTGAACAACGCCTTGGGTAATCGCTTCGCAGCCACAGAAAAGCTGGTGTTGATCGGTTCTTCAACTGGCGGCACCGAGGCGCTTCGCGTGATTCTTGAGCAACTGCCCAAAGACAGCCCGGCCATCCTGATCACGCAGCACATGCCCGCGGGCTTTACGAAAAGTTTTGCGGACCGTTTGAATCAGGTGTGTGACATCACTGTCAAGGAAGCCACACATGGCGAGCGGATTCTGCCTGGACACGCCTACATTGCACCGGGTGACAAACACCTGATGCTGGGGCGAAACGGCGCCAATTACATTTGCCAGTTGTCGGATTCAGAACCCGTGAACCGCCATCGCCCTTCCGTCGAAGTGTTGTTCAAATCAGGTCAGGAAGTATCGCCCCGCAACATTGTGGGCATCATGCTGACCGGTATGGGCAAAGACGGTGCTCAAGCCATGGCCGACATGAAAAAAGCCGGGGCTTACAACATTTGTCAGGACGAGGCCAGCTCGGTTGTGTTTGGCATGCCGCGAGAAGCGATTGCCCTTGGCGCGGCAGATGAAGTGGTTTCTTTGAATCAGATCGCGAAGCGTTTGCTTGAACATCTGTCCAAAATTGGCGGCCGTTCAGCGGTTCGCATTTAAGGGTTGGGCTGGCGCTGGTTTCAGCCAGCCTTGCAATGCTTGCAGGTCCATTGGTTTTGAAAACCAGTAGCCTTGCAAGCGGTCGCAACCCATTTGCAACAGGCTTTCCCGCTGCGCTGCCGTTTCAATGCCCTCGGCATGCACAGTCAGCCCAAGGGCGTGTGCCAAGTCAATCACTGCTTTCACAATCATGTGGCTGTTTTTGTCTTCCAGCAAATCCATCACAAAACTTTTGTCGATTTTAAGTACATCAACCGGCAGTTGTCGCAGGTAATTCAGCGATGCATAGCCAGTACCAAAATCATCCATCGCAATCTGAGAACCATTGGCTTTCAGTTTTTTCAAAGCGTCGATGGTTCTCGACATGTCATCGATTGCAGCGGATTCCGTGACTTCAAACTCAATCCATTTTGGATCGAGGCCAGCTGCGCGGATGATCTGATCGGCCCGTGACGGGAAGTCTGGGTTCAGCAACTGCCCTGCGGCACAGTTCACCGCGCACCACACCATGTGGCCTTGTGCGTGCAACTCCAGCAACTTCCTGCTGCTCGATTCAATCACCCACTCGCCCAAGGCATCGATCAGCCCTGAATCCTCGGCCACCCCGATGAACTCGCAGGGCATGATCCGGCCCAACTCCGGGTGTGTCCAGCGCACCAGGGCTTCTACACCGCAAATTCGTCCTGTTTTCAAATCTTCAATGGGTTGAAAGTCCAGCACCAGCTCGTTGTTCTCGATGCCCTTGGCCAAACCCAGTTCAATGGTTTTTCTACGTCGGGCCAGGTCATGTACCTCATCGTCCAGCACATTGAGCAGCTCCAGATTGTCTGACTCAATCACATTGGCCACAGACTGGGCATGTGTCACCAGTTCCGCTGCATGCTCACCATGCAGGCCTGGGCGAGCAAGACCCAACCTCATGTTGGGGCGTACTGCAATGTTGTCCA
The nucleotide sequence above comes from Limnobacter thiooxidans. Encoded proteins:
- a CDS encoding EAL domain-containing protein, whose amino-acid sequence is MMTDQEAPIIIVVDDSEDDFLLIKRQLLKTWQAATVRHAHCENSLREALDELEPDVVICDYSMPQLTHDQTIKLVSDRRPDTPVILLSGLASDALGVQAMHAGVRDYVEKSKLERLMPAVRREIHTHRLHRDKLLLEQAHRRAVYFDTSTGFLNRQGLVKTLTGLRERTGETMSLCLLSINVSRNQARRPEVDRRVRRNMLEKIINRLKDTFRQDILCRWSDNVFVVITSKLDWSGSRFDITEALCGIEADLNRPFQVDNIAVRPNMRLGLARPGLHGEHAAELVTHAQSVANVIESDNLELLNVLDDEVHDLARRRKTIELGLAKGIENNELVLDFQPIEDLKTGRICGVEALVRWTHPELGRIMPCEFIGVAEDSGLIDALGEWVIESSSRKLLELHAQGHMVWCAVNCAAGQLLNPDFPSRADQIIRAAGLDPKWIEFEVTESAAIDDMSRTIDALKKLKANGSQIAMDDFGTGYASLNYLRQLPVDVLKIDKSFVMDLLEDKNSHMIVKAVIDLAHALGLTVHAEGIETAAQRESLLQMGCDRLQGYWFSKPMDLQALQGWLKPAPAQPLNANR
- a CDS encoding chemoreceptor glutamine deamidase CheD (catalyzes the conversion of glutamine residues to glutamate on methyl-accepting chemotaxis receptors) produces the protein MSPQPQVKPPLPLVNKIVMPGEYYVSWVPAQISTLLGSCVSACLWDSRRRIGGLNHFMLPDSPSDNHGPSDKTKTLLYGLYSMECLINDLLTMGAKREHLVAKVFGGANITGALNTQHIGRRNAEFVINFLYKDKIKVVASDLGGPHSRRIRFNTQTSAVRVERVASANSAALNQERRYCDKLNKDPVNGDIVFF
- a CDS encoding ATP-binding protein, which codes for MSEPKGLPPSLLDLSQYSDDGLKVLVVEDNDSDFELMCYRLKQGGLKYTATRVDRIEDLRRCLEHEEWQVVISDHNLPGFGSEEALRIVRDSGLDIPFIIVSGSIGEHVAVEAMRAGADDYLMKDKMARLVPAIERSLRAANERRSLATAEQAQRESERRFAAIAENIPGIIFQMHSGPSLPRPTVPFVSEGVIRLFGVPPRLFLENPNYFFEQFAADDAASLFEMLLEPPQAGAHLTWEGRLKPHGKYSERWVLMNAVAKARGNMFVWDGVLLDISDRKEAENHLLNAQTELRRVTTEFEKRREQERGAIAREIHDDMGGSLTKLKADVAWLNKNLSLDTPAAEKLDDMLELIEHLLASSQRIAKDLRPGILDYGLIPALDWQMKDFQKRTQIQGEFQSNVEELQLDPELSTALFRILQEALTNIVKHAQATRVDVELFVTENELSLEVRDNGRGIENADKLKDTSFGLRGMQERVAAFDGWVDVSGSTGSGTTVMVSIPRGNQTDEAEND
- a CDS encoding response regulator produces the protein MIKVLLADDHALLRGSLKQLLDETGFVQVVAQAGEYSEIMKAMTTQPVDVAILDISMPGKNGVDIVKILKDKYPALKILMLSMHPEDQYAVRCLKAGASGYLTKNTAPEKLVDAIQVIAAGRKYITAELAESLASHLTEDSEKPLHATLSDREFQTIRMIASGKKLSEIADELSLSPKTVSVYRARILEKMRMKTNGELTRYALENGLI
- a CDS encoding CheR family methyltransferase, whose product is MNDDSSDREFEFNDKDFSRVRALILKIAGISLAPSKQSMVYSRLARRLRACNHSRFSTYLDALESNPGSPEWEHFTNSLTTNLTSFYREAHHFDLLKKQLQSLSRSSRIDLWCSAASTGEEPYTMAITAMEAFNSMTPPVRILATDIDTKVLDHAKKGVYRMDQVDKIPEDILRKYFLKGKGESEGLIRVRPEVQALLTFRKLNLMDNVWSLRPGFDAIFCRNVMIYFEKDVQMQILKRFAPLMNPNGLLYAGHSENFAMARDYFSLRGKTVYTVNTDKAAKTGPSGESQQHIITA
- a CDS encoding protein-glutamate methylesterase/protein-glutamine glutaminase; translation: MNKIKVLVVDDSALIRNLMSKIINSQQDMETIATAPDPFIARDQIKKFNPDVITLDIEMPKMDGIEFLEKIMRLRPTPVLMVSTLTERGTDVTFRALELGAVDFVTKPKLDISQGMIDYANEITDKIRAAHAARYRLNRLPAKPPAGTASSQVDPVTGLVVPAQAGKALPVNNALGNRFAATEKLVLIGSSTGGTEALRVILEQLPKDSPAILITQHMPAGFTKSFADRLNQVCDITVKEATHGERILPGHAYIAPGDKHLMLGRNGANYICQLSDSEPVNRHRPSVEVLFKSGQEVSPRNIVGIMLTGMGKDGAQAMADMKKAGAYNICQDEASSVVFGMPREAIALGAADEVVSLNQIAKRLLEHLSKIGGRSAVRI